In bacterium, a single genomic region encodes these proteins:
- the tilS gene encoding tRNA lysidine(34) synthetase TilS, translated as MERYDKIAIGVSGGSDSVALLHILREIKEEYNLCLNIVHINYMLRGEESIEDEVFVKKLALSYKLPFYLRRVILSQERGVSLQEEAREKRYQYFIEKAYQLGANKLALGHIYDDQTETILMRLISGTGPEGFKGMPVRRKLSFNLEIIRPLLILKRQEVKEYLKRRQFSYRLDSSNLKTTYKRNKIRLMVLPKIREINPNFDENLRKTAYLWQEDHKFLEELAKRHQEDLIVKESSKEVILNNEVLKKLSFCLKSRIIKRILERFIENIKKIKYYQVDNILRLAEGSPHAEIVLPNKVRVYRDYQYLTFTQRSKEEIIDYEYLIEEVPNKVYLDKIKAKMEFKVKITPDKVIDNEVIDNIGFDKKVFDKNKLEINLDYDKIKLPLKVRNRRRGDRFYPLGLKGSKKVKDYLIDKKVSIFKRNKIPLVVDRGKILWIASLEISELAKIDKDTKKILQITYLPEMHSTY; from the coding sequence GTGGAAAGATATGATAAAATAGCTATTGGTGTTTCTGGTGGCTCTGATTCTGTAGCTTTACTTCATATTTTGAGAGAGATTAAAGAAGAATATAATTTGTGTTTAAATATAGTTCACATAAATTATATGTTAAGGGGAGAAGAATCGATAGAAGATGAAGTCTTTGTAAAAAAATTAGCCTTAAGTTATAAATTACCCTTTTATTTAAGAAGAGTAATCTTAAGTCAAGAAAGAGGTGTTTCTCTTCAAGAAGAAGCCCGAGAAAAAAGATATCAGTATTTTATAGAGAAAGCTTACCAGTTAGGAGCTAATAAATTAGCTTTAGGTCATATTTATGATGATCAAACAGAGACTATTTTGATGAGATTAATTTCAGGTACAGGTCCAGAAGGATTTAAAGGAATGCCTGTAAGAAGAAAACTATCTTTTAATTTAGAAATTATTCGACCTTTATTAATCTTAAAGAGACAAGAAGTAAAAGAATATCTAAAAAGGCGCCAATTTTCTTATCGGCTAGATTCTTCTAATTTAAAGACAACATATAAACGAAATAAGATCAGATTAATGGTCTTACCAAAGATCAGAGAAATTAATCCAAATTTTGATGAAAACTTAAGAAAGACAGCTTATTTATGGCAAGAAGACCATAAGTTTTTAGAAGAATTAGCGAAAAGACATCAAGAAGATTTAATAGTCAAAGAAAGCTCAAAAGAAGTAATTCTTAATAATGAAGTTTTGAAAAAACTTTCTTTTTGCTTGAAATCAAGGATTATTAAAAGAATCTTAGAAAGGTTTATTGAAAATATCAAAAAAATAAAATATTATCAGGTGGATAATATTTTAAGGCTGGCAGAAGGAAGTCCTCATGCTGAAATAGTATTGCCTAATAAAGTAAGGGTATATAGAGATTATCAATATCTTACTTTTACCCAAAGGAGTAAAGAAGAGATTATTGATTATGAGTATCTAATAGAAGAAGTTCCCAATAAAGTTTATCTTGATAAAATTAAGGCGAAGATGGAATTTAAGGTAAAAATTACCCCAGATAAAGTAATTGATAATGAAGTAATTGATAATATAGGGTTTGATAAGAAGGTGTTTGATAAAAATAAATTGGAAATTAATTTAGATTATGATAAAATAAAGTTACCTTTAAAGGTAAGAAATCGAAGAAGAGGTGATAGGTTTTATCCTTTAGGGTTAAAAGGAAGTAAAAAGGTTAAAGACTATCTTATTGATAAGAAAGTATCAATTTTTAAGAGGAATAAGATCCCTCTGGTGGTTGATAGAGGAAAGATCTTATGGATAGCCAGTTTAGAGATTAGTGAATTAGCTAAGATAGATAAAGATACCAAAAAAATTTTACAAATTACATACTTACCTGAGATGCATAGCACTTATTAA
- the ftsH gene encoding ATP-dependent zinc metalloprotease FtsH, which translates to MDKKVKNLALWILIGLITFTLFYNFQGPTVLKVIKIPYSQFLEEVKNGKVKEIEIAENDITGKRIEQGKVTIFSTLIPCQDPQLIQLLQENNVIFKGKKSAEPRWWMNLVYSIIPMLIFFGLLWFFMYRQVKGPGGKILSFGRIKSKVLPEERTKITFEDVAGVDEAKQELQEIIEFLKDPKKFQKLGARIPKGVLLIGRPGTGKTLLAKAVAGEASVPFLNISGSDFVEMFVGVGASRVRDLFDQGKKHAPCIIFIDEIDAVGRQRGAGLGGGHDEREQTLNQLLVEMDGFNTNEGVILVAATNRPDVLDPALLRPGRFDRHIVVDTPDILGREEILRVHTKKVVLDVVVDLKVIARRTPGFVGSDLANLVNEAALLAARGNKDKVTMEEIEESIDRVVAGPERKSRLISEKEKSIVAYHESGHALVAKCIPETDPVHKISIMPRGAAALGYTLQLPTEDRYLTTKNELLDKMSVLLGGRVAEILVFNDVSTGAKNDIERTTEAAHKIVCEYGMSERLGPLTFGRKEEQIFLGRDIVKERNYSERIASVIDEETRRIVDGCYERAFKIISENRELLDKLSKALVEKEVLEAEEIEEILKKRNGEAKKEIKSKKIPSKKKTENNEKEVL; encoded by the coding sequence ATGGACAAAAAAGTAAAGAATTTAGCTTTATGGATCTTAATTGGTTTAATTACCTTTACTTTATTTTATAATTTTCAAGGTCCTACTGTGCTTAAAGTTATTAAAATACCATATAGTCAATTTTTAGAAGAGGTAAAAAATGGCAAAGTAAAAGAGATAGAGATTGCTGAAAATGATATTACTGGTAAACGAATTGAACAAGGAAAAGTAACTATCTTTAGCACTCTTATTCCTTGTCAAGATCCTCAATTGATCCAACTATTACAAGAGAATAATGTAATTTTTAAAGGTAAAAAGTCTGCTGAGCCTCGATGGTGGATGAATTTAGTTTATTCTATTATTCCCATGTTAATCTTCTTTGGGTTACTTTGGTTTTTTATGTACCGACAAGTAAAAGGCCCAGGAGGTAAAATTTTATCTTTTGGTAGAATTAAATCTAAGGTCTTACCTGAAGAACGAACAAAGATTACTTTTGAGGATGTAGCTGGTGTAGACGAGGCTAAACAAGAACTACAAGAAATTATTGAGTTTTTAAAGGATCCTAAGAAGTTTCAAAAATTAGGAGCCCGAATTCCAAAAGGAGTGTTATTAATAGGAAGACCTGGCACAGGTAAGACTCTTTTAGCTAAAGCCGTTGCCGGAGAAGCCTCTGTTCCGTTTTTAAATATCAGCGGTTCTGATTTTGTAGAGATGTTTGTGGGAGTGGGAGCTTCACGGGTAAGGGACTTATTTGATCAAGGAAAGAAACATGCTCCTTGTATTATCTTTATAGATGAAATAGATGCGGTAGGAAGACAAAGAGGGGCAGGTTTAGGTGGTGGACATGATGAACGAGAACAAACCTTAAACCAACTTTTAGTGGAGATGGATGGTTTTAATACTAATGAAGGAGTAATCTTGGTGGCGGCTACTAATCGGCCTGATGTCTTAGATCCCGCCTTACTTCGACCAGGAAGATTCGATCGCCATATAGTAGTAGATACACCCGATATCTTAGGAAGAGAAGAGATCTTAAGGGTTCACACCAAGAAAGTTGTCTTAGATGTGGTTGTTGATTTAAAGGTTATTGCTCGTAGAACTCCAGGTTTTGTAGGTTCTGATTTAGCTAATTTAGTTAATGAAGCAGCTTTATTAGCAGCTCGAGGAAATAAAGATAAAGTAACTATGGAGGAGATAGAAGAGTCTATTGATAGGGTAGTAGCAGGTCCTGAGCGTAAAAGCCGGTTAATTAGCGAAAAAGAAAAGAGCATTGTCGCCTATCATGAGTCAGGACATGCTTTAGTAGCTAAGTGTATCCCCGAAACTGACCCTGTTCATAAAATTTCTATTATGCCCCGAGGAGCGGCCGCTCTCGGCTATACTTTACAACTTCCTACAGAAGATAGATATTTAACTACTAAAAATGAGTTATTAGATAAGATGAGTGTTCTTTTAGGGGGAAGAGTAGCTGAAATCTTAGTTTTTAATGATGTTTCTACTGGAGCCAAGAATGATATTGAACGAACTACAGAAGCTGCTCATAAGATAGTATGTGAATATGGAATGAGTGAAAGATTGGGTCCTTTAACTTTTGGTAGAAAGGAAGAACAAATCTTCTTAGGCAGAGATATTGTCAAAGAAAGGAATTACAGCGAAAGAATAGCTTCTGTAATTGATGAAGAGACTAGAAGGATTGTTGATGGTTGTTACGAGAGAGCTTTTAAGATTATTAGTGAAAATAGAGAGTTATTAGATAAACTTTCTAAAGCTTTAGTAGAGAAAGAAGTATTAGAAGCAGAGGAGATTGAAGAGATTTTAAAAAAAAGAAATGGCGAAGCGAAGAAGGAGATAAAATCTAAAAAGATTCCCTCTAAAAAAAAGACAGAAAACAATGAAAAAGAGGTGCTCTAA
- the larB gene encoding nickel pincer cofactor biosynthesis protein LarB — protein MNKDRIKEILLSFKEGNLTLERAVESLSYKELAKNNLIFARVDISRKIRCGFPEVIFGQNKKAEEILKIVDSFLEKNENVLITKASEDIYQYLSKYHQNASYQKEAKMITILKKPPLKSLNKSDYLLIITGGTADIPVAEEAYVTADFVGTRVERLYDIGVAGLHRLLSQEEMLLKASVIIVVAGMEGALASVVSGLVSVPVVAVPTSTGYGASFQGLAALLTMLNSCAPGVVVVNIDNGFGAGYFGAMLLKDERRRESGSDLESRIN, from the coding sequence GTGAATAAGGATCGCATTAAGGAAATATTACTGAGCTTTAAAGAAGGTAATTTAACTCTTGAAAGAGCTGTGGAAAGCTTAAGTTATAAAGAATTAGCTAAAAACAACTTAATCTTTGCTCGGGTAGATATTAGTCGGAAGATAAGATGTGGTTTTCCAGAAGTAATTTTTGGTCAAAATAAAAAAGCTGAAGAAATTTTAAAGATTGTAGATTCTTTTCTCGAAAAGAATGAAAATGTCTTAATTACCAAAGCCTCTGAAGATATTTATCAATACCTCTCTAAGTATCATCAAAATGCTTCTTATCAAAAAGAAGCAAAAATGATCACCATTTTAAAAAAGCCACCTTTAAAATCCCTTAATAAATCAGACTATCTCTTAATTATTACCGGTGGGACTGCTGATATTCCTGTTGCCGAAGAAGCTTATGTAACGGCTGATTTTGTAGGCACAAGGGTAGAACGTCTTTATGATATTGGAGTAGCTGGCCTTCATCGCCTCCTTTCTCAAGAAGAGATGCTCTTGAAAGCTTCGGTTATTATAGTCGTTGCTGGGATGGAAGGAGCTTTAGCCAGTGTGGTTAGCGGCTTAGTTAGTGTCCCGGTAGTGGCTGTTCCTACCAGCACTGGGTATGGAGCAAGCTTCCAAGGTTTAGCTGCGCTTTTAACGATGCTTAATAGTTGTGCTCCTGGAGTAGTGGTAGTAAATATTGATAATGGGTTTGGAGCAGGATATTTTGGAGCCATGCTTTTAAAAGATGAAAGAAGACGGGAATCGGGGTCAGACCTCGAAAGCAGAATTAACTGA
- a CDS encoding clan AA aspartic protease, with protein sequence MGYVRAKIEIGNPKNPKLEKITKEALVDTGALMLCIPEHICVQMGFEELEKREVTTADGKKQLVPYVGPALVHFENRSCFVGALVLGDDVLLGAVPMEDMDLIVSPAHKKVVVNPDSPNFPQALVKQNVT encoded by the coding sequence ATGGGTTATGTACGAGCAAAAATCGAAATAGGAAATCCTAAAAATCCAAAACTGGAAAAAATAACAAAAGAAGCTCTCGTAGATACAGGAGCATTAATGCTTTGTATCCCTGAACATATCTGTGTTCAGATGGGCTTTGAAGAACTTGAGAAAAGAGAAGTTACAACGGCTGATGGTAAAAAACAATTAGTACCTTATGTTGGGCCAGCCTTAGTGCATTTTGAGAATAGGAGTTGTTTTGTAGGAGCTTTAGTGTTGGGTGATGATGTTCTACTTGGCGCAGTCCCTATGGAAGATATGGACTTAATAGTATCTCCCGCTCATAAAAAAGTTGTTGTAAATCCTGATAGTCCTAATTTTCCTCAAGCTTTAGTGAAACAAAATGTTACCTAA
- the larC gene encoding nickel pincer cofactor biosynthesis protein LarC, with amino-acid sequence MKIAYFDCFSGLSGDMIIGALIDAGLKLDYLNEKLSSLKGVDFKLQVKEVAKHHLSGCKFEVIYDRERKIKTLAEVTKIIEGSTLEKEIKEESLRIYQNLFKAEAKLHRKDPDQVHLHELSSIDTIVDIVGAVVGLSFFQVEQVISSPLNLGYGRTNFGEGELPVPAPATCELLKNIPVYSQEAGELVTPTGAAIISTLAYEYSHLPKMKIEAIGYGAGEKELPNLPNFLRIFIGEKSFSFQEEEVMVLETNIDDSLPLIYENLTERLFEEGALDVYLTPIQMKKFRPGIILSVIAPKEKTQVLSSLIFRETSTTGIRLNKVSRLKLPRQLKEFKTPYGKVKAKLINFEGRDKVSVEYEDCKKIAQAHGLSFQEVYQDCLKEIEEQLKNKESRC; translated from the coding sequence ATGAAGATAGCTTATTTTGACTGCTTTTCTGGACTTAGTGGTGATATGATTATCGGGGCTTTAATTGATGCCGGGTTAAAGTTAGATTATTTAAACGAAAAATTATCATCTTTAAAAGGAGTAGATTTTAAACTTCAAGTCAAGGAAGTAGCCAAGCATCATTTAAGTGGATGTAAGTTTGAGGTTATTTATGACAGAGAAAGAAAGATTAAGACCTTAGCAGAAGTAACTAAAATCATTGAAGGCAGCACTTTAGAGAAAGAGATTAAGGAAGAGAGCCTTAGGATTTATCAAAATTTATTTAAAGCTGAAGCTAAACTTCATAGAAAAGACCCGGATCAAGTTCATCTTCATGAGCTTTCTTCTATCGACACCATCGTTGATATTGTAGGAGCAGTAGTGGGGTTGTCTTTTTTTCAAGTAGAGCAAGTTATTTCTTCACCCCTTAATTTAGGTTATGGAAGAACTAACTTTGGGGAAGGAGAGCTTCCCGTTCCAGCACCAGCAACTTGCGAGCTTTTGAAAAATATACCTGTTTATAGCCAAGAAGCAGGAGAGCTGGTGACACCTACCGGTGCGGCGATAATTTCTACCTTAGCTTACGAATATAGCCATTTGCCCAAGATGAAGATAGAGGCTATTGGATATGGAGCAGGAGAAAAGGAGTTACCAAATCTCCCTAATTTTTTAAGGATCTTTATTGGAGAAAAAAGTTTTTCTTTTCAAGAAGAGGAAGTGATGGTTTTAGAAACCAATATTGATGATAGCCTTCCCTTAATCTATGAAAATTTAACAGAAAGGCTTTTCGAGGAAGGAGCTTTGGATGTCTATCTTACTCCTATCCAGATGAAGAAATTTAGGCCAGGAATTATCTTAAGTGTCATTGCCCCAAAAGAGAAAACCCAAGTTTTGTCTTCTTTAATCTTTAGAGAGACCAGTACTACCGGGATAAGACTTAACAAAGTAAGCAGACTTAAGTTACCTCGGCAATTAAAAGAGTTTAAGACGCCATACGGAAAAGTTAAAGCTAAATTGATTAATTTTGAAGGAAGGGATAAGGTTTCAGTAGAATATGAGGATTGCAAGAAGATTGCCCAAGCCCATGGCTTATCCTTTCAAGAGGTTTATCAAGATTGCCTAAAAGAAATTGAAGAGCAGCTAAAGAATAAGGAGAGCCGATGCTAA
- the hemL gene encoding glutamate-1-semialdehyde 2,1-aminomutase: protein MNLKRDKSKEFFNEAVKYLVGGVNSPVRAFKAVGGHPLFISKAKGSKIFDVDGNEYIDYLSSFGPLILGHAHPEVLASVKKALDSGTSFGAPTELETKLAKKIVEIYPSIERLRMTSSGTEATMSAIRVARGYTKKDKIIKFQGNYHGHVDCLLAEAGSGVATLNIPGSAGVPFQIIKETLVLPFNDLKAVKETVNKYRDEIAAVILEPVPGNMGLVLPKEGYLEELRKITKENKILLIFDEVITGFRLSLGGAQELFKIVPDLTCLGKIIGGGFPVGAYGGRAEIMEQVAPLGSVYQAGTLSGNPIAIMAGLKTIELLSKEGVYEELEEKAKTLEEGLREVSLKSKVSCWINRLGSMLTLFFSQEEVYDYQRAKRSNAEYYRLYFKKMLQQGVYLPPSQFETMFISLAHTKEDIEQTIKASFNAFKEIY from the coding sequence ATGAATCTTAAGAGAGATAAATCTAAGGAATTTTTTAATGAAGCTGTAAAGTATTTAGTGGGTGGAGTTAATAGCCCGGTGAGGGCTTTTAAAGCCGTGGGAGGTCATCCTTTATTTATAAGCAAGGCCAAGGGTTCAAAGATCTTTGATGTAGATGGAAATGAATATATTGATTATCTATCTTCCTTTGGTCCCTTAATTTTAGGACATGCTCACCCGGAAGTCTTAGCTTCAGTAAAAAAAGCGTTAGATAGCGGGACAAGCTTTGGAGCGCCAACCGAGTTAGAGACAAAATTAGCTAAGAAGATCGTAGAAATATATCCTTCTATAGAAAGATTAAGGATGACTTCTTCAGGAACCGAAGCGACCATGAGTGCGATTAGAGTAGCTCGAGGATATACCAAAAAAGATAAGATTATTAAATTTCAAGGAAATTATCATGGACATGTAGACTGTCTTTTAGCCGAGGCAGGTTCTGGGGTAGCTACCTTAAATATTCCAGGAAGTGCTGGTGTGCCTTTTCAGATCATTAAAGAGACCTTAGTCTTGCCTTTTAATGATCTGAAAGCAGTAAAAGAGACGGTCAATAAATACCGGGATGAAATTGCCGCTGTAATCTTAGAGCCTGTTCCTGGAAATATGGGTCTAGTCTTACCTAAAGAAGGTTACTTAGAAGAACTCAGGAAGATAACCAAAGAAAATAAGATCTTACTTATCTTTGATGAAGTAATTACTGGATTTCGTCTTTCATTAGGAGGAGCCCAAGAATTATTTAAGATAGTTCCCGATCTCACTTGTTTGGGAAAGATTATAGGAGGTGGTTTTCCGGTAGGTGCTTATGGGGGAAGAGCTGAAATTATGGAACAAGTAGCCCCTTTAGGTTCGGTCTATCAAGCAGGAACTTTATCGGGAAATCCAATAGCGATAATGGCTGGGCTTAAGACGATAGAGCTTTTATCCAAAGAAGGAGTTTATGAAGAATTAGAAGAAAAAGCTAAGACATTAGAAGAAGGATTAAGAGAGGTTTCTTTAAAAAGTAAGGTAAGTTGTTGGATTAATCGCTTAGGTTCAATGCTGACCTTATTCTTTAGTCAAGAAGAGGTCTATGATTATCAAAGGGCGAAGCGGTCTAATGCTGAATATTATCGTCTTTACTTTAAGAAGATGCTTCAACAAGGAGTTTATTTACCACCTTCACAGTTTGAAACTATGTTTATTTCTTTAGCTCATACTAAAGAAGATATTGAACAAACCATCAAGGCAAGTTTTAATGCTTTTAAGGAAATTTATTAA
- the cobD gene encoding threonine-phosphate decarboxylase CobD, whose amino-acid sequence MFHGGNIWAYAKKYNLEPEKILDFSANVNNFKDQKQIRKIILRNISKISCYPDLKQHDLKEIVAERNKLDNENVVLGNGSIELIYLISKYLSPCQVKIVVPTFGEYEEALKIFGSKISYFKTLEKDNFDLNIDLLLDNLRDEKVLFICNPNNPTGRLIKDNHLLRLIEGLKKRKIFLVIDEAFLDFCQDKIDLNFRRELVKEGDVFLIRSLTKVYGLAGLRLGYALVGNELSKQLNQMLPPWNVNCLAYEVALGILKDKEADEKIREKVNREKRFLVSRLSKLRYLKIFDSQTNFILIKLLANTLNVEKIEEELIKSKILIRNSQSFHLESNNYFRIAVKAHHQNKFFIQKLQEILGMG is encoded by the coding sequence TTGTTCCATGGAGGTAATATTTGGGCTTATGCTAAAAAATATAATCTTGAGCCAGAAAAGATCTTAGATTTTAGTGCTAATGTTAATAACTTTAAGGATCAAAAACAAATAAGAAAGATAATCTTAAGAAATATTTCTAAGATTAGTTGTTATCCTGATCTTAAACAACATGATTTAAAAGAGATAGTGGCGGAAAGAAATAAATTAGACAATGAGAATGTTGTTTTAGGCAATGGTTCGATTGAACTAATTTATTTAATTAGTAAGTACTTATCTCCTTGCCAAGTAAAGATAGTTGTGCCTACTTTTGGAGAATATGAAGAGGCATTAAAGATTTTTGGAAGTAAGATAAGTTATTTTAAGACCCTTGAGAAGGATAACTTTGATTTAAATATTGATTTACTCTTAGATAATTTAAGAGACGAAAAGGTCTTGTTTATCTGTAACCCTAATAATCCTACCGGGAGGTTAATTAAAGATAACCATCTGTTAAGATTAATAGAAGGTCTTAAGAAGAGAAAGATATTCTTAGTTATTGATGAAGCTTTTCTTGATTTTTGTCAAGATAAGATTGACCTTAATTTTAGAAGAGAATTAGTTAAAGAAGGGGATGTATTTTTAATTAGATCTTTAACTAAGGTTTATGGTTTAGCTGGTCTTCGACTTGGGTATGCCTTAGTTGGTAATGAGCTATCCAAGCAACTTAACCAAATGCTTCCTCCTTGGAATGTAAATTGCCTTGCTTATGAAGTAGCTTTAGGTATCTTAAAAGATAAAGAGGCAGATGAGAAAATTAGAGAGAAAGTAAACAGAGAAAAGAGATTTTTAGTTTCTCGGCTTTCTAAATTAAGGTACTTAAAAATATTTGATTCGCAAACTAACTTTATTTTAATTAAACTTTTAGCTAACACTCTTAATGTGGAGAAGATAGAGGAAGAGTTAATAAAATCAAAGATCTTAATTAGAAATAGCCAGTCTTTTCACTTAGAAAGCAATAATTATTTTAGGATAGCGGTAAAAGCTCATCATCAAAATAAGTTTTTCATCCAAAAATTACAAGAAATTTTAGGGATGGGATAA